From Quercus robur chromosome 8, dhQueRobu3.1, whole genome shotgun sequence:
TGTGCCTTTCCTGATATATATTTCTGGGTTCAAAATCTTCCACCAATCActgaatggaaaaaaaattcaatgtctctatgcatatgttcCTCAAGTTCATCCCAACCATCCCTCAATCTCTCAATAGCCAAATATAACCAATCCCGAAATGATCTCTCTTTTGCTATAAATGCAGATTTTAATCTACCTGTCTGTCTTTGGACCTCAAAACCATTCAAGCTCAACTCTAAATCCATAAAGTTGATAGATGAGGAAACCATGTCCAACCTCTTGGTAAATTTTGTTGAAGATGTGCTTCAATATGGTTCAAATAACAAGAATAACAACTCCCTTCTCAAGTTCCCTAAACTAGGTTCTATTCCCAACTTCAAAgatattttcaattttgcatttttcaCTCTATTATTCCTCATTTGCATCTATGAAGCTCCCCAAGATCTCCGTTCGGGGTGTCTTATTACTCTAAAAAATCACTTGGCAAGTAATTGTCAGTCAAGACAAGCAATAAAGTTGCTCATGAAACTCTTAGGATCAAATTTAGAAGAGCAATGGATGAGATCCTTGAACCTCGCAATTACTAATTGGATTATAGAGCAACAAACCACCCACCGCTCCCTCAAAACACCATCACCTTTGTTTTCTTATGCACTTTCAACATTTGGGTTATGGAAGATTCATTTATATTGTCCCGTTATAGCCATGGATGTTGAAAACTCGAGCAATCCTTCTGTTGATGAGCGACTGCAATTTTCTCTTACTTACAACCAACTTGAAGGTGTAATCCAATTCAATTACAAAGTAGTAATTCAAGAGAGGTGGGTTGATGTGATAGTGAACACTGATAACATAAGGTATGATGATTTTCATTGTATATTTCAATTCTTAGTACAAAGATATTTGAAGAGCTAAGCTTACTGTTCTGCAGGAATTAGAGTTTTAATAGTTGAACTTCTACCATATAGagctttaattaaaataaataaataaaaaactttccaGCTTTTTGAGTGTTTGACAAATTACAATGGATAACgctttaaaattttggattgatAAAGCATGGACATGCAGTGAATTATAGAACTTTTTcctaaaagtttcaaatttcagCTTGGATCCCCTTAAAATTTACTCCTTAgcaaaaaaagcaaaatatttGGCAATTTCAGCTGAAAGAGTTTTAAAGGTCTTAAAGCAATTTAACACCCCTTCAAAACCCGAACCAGACAAGCCCCAATTTAATTTGCTAGCCATTTAAAAGTACTTCTATTCTCATTTAAAGCCAAAGTCTGTACTAAGTTTTATTGAATAATATGTGAAAGAATGTAACTTTAAAATGATAATGAAACAGTTCTTAATTAAGCTTGTTCTTGCATTGCTTGTAATATGACCAACTGAGGCCTGTCTTTCTTCTGTAACAGGTGTGACATTATCAGACTTGTGAGTGAGGCCCTCATGAATGAACGAGGAGCTGGGGCAGCAGAAAAGCACTTTCCTTCAAGAATTTCGTTGCAACTGACTCCAACTCTTCAAACCAACGTACTAAGCCTTTCGGTGAGCAAGTCATCTGAGAACCCAACAAGAGAGATTGGCTTAGAAAAAACTATAGAAGCCGGGTTTGATCCGCCTAATTCTTACTTTGGACTCAAGGTATCGGCTGGAGAGACCATGACAATAAGCTTGAAGCCTTGGAAATTCGAGGAATCGGTTAATGGTTATAGTGCAAATTTGaattggtttcttcatgataGCATGAATGGAAGAGAAGTTTTTTCTTCCAAGCCTTCAAAGATTTCATTAATTAACCCGAAAGCTTGGTTTAAAGACCGATACTCGAGTGCATACAGACCATTCACTAGGCAAGGAGGAGTGGTTTTTGCTGGAGATGAGTATGGAGAGAGAGTGTGCTGGAAGGTGGACAAAAGTGCCATAGGAAGGACTATGGAGTGGGAGATAAGAGGGTGGATTTGGTTAACATATTGGCCTAACAAATACAAAACATTTTCTAGTGAGACTAGGAGGTTGGAATTTAGAGAAATTGTTCATCTTAACATTGCTTAGCTAAGAAAACTAGAAGAAATTTGCAGATTTCTATTTTAAGGTTTGTACTTAATATTTGCTTTCGTTTTGTAAATTTCTACTTCTTTTATTAAGGAAAAGTGTTCCTATACTTGGCTCTAAGTTTCATTACAAATTTATGACAAAAGAAATTGAAGGTATATAATCTTTTTGGCTCACTTACATCAAAGTGCTTCCAGGTTATTAAAGTTCGATAAGCCAGATGCTCCCCTAACTCTAATGGCATGTCACATACCCCACCACCCATATACTTAACATGTTTATTCTACAACAGAGTGACAGACTAGTAAAACTAATGAAATTCATTGAATATATAAAGAGAAGTGTGTTTCTCTTGGTCTTTCACTTCTGTTCCTGTGAGGAATTTCCATGTCTTTCTAGAATATGGGAAACCTAGAACAAATCATTAGTCACATAAATGCAGCATCAATCGTTGTGGTTTTTCAGATTATAAGGGTATTAGGATTTAGGAAACAGGAAACATAACCCATAATCTATGGAATGCGAACAGCAAAAGATAGAGAACAGAACGGCTTATGGCTTAACACAGACTCACACATAAATACTCAGATTAATTTTTGTGGTTCATCTAAGTTAGGATCATGTCCATGAACTTGTTGCAGTTTTATTATGATGGCTACAACATAAGTTGT
This genomic window contains:
- the LOC126697793 gene encoding uncharacterized protein LOC126697793, whose amino-acid sequence is MAAPCAFPDIYFWVQNLPPITEWKKNSMSLCICSSSSSQPSLNLSIAKYNQSRNDLSFAINADFNLPVCLWTSKPFKLNSKSIKLIDEETMSNLLVNFVEDVLQYGSNNKNNNSLLKFPKLGSIPNFKDIFNFAFFTLLFLICIYEAPQDLRSGCLITLKNHLASNCQSRQAIKLLMKLLGSNLEEQWMRSLNLAITNWIIEQQTTHRSLKTPSPLFSYALSTFGLWKIHLYCPVIAMDVENSSNPSVDERLQFSLTYNQLEGVIQFNYKVVIQERWVDVIVNTDNIRCDIIRLVSEALMNERGAGAAEKHFPSRISLQLTPTLQTNVLSLSVSKSSENPTREIGLEKTIEAGFDPPNSYFGLKVSAGETMTISLKPWKFEESVNGYSANLNWFLHDSMNGREVFSSKPSKISLINPKAWFKDRYSSAYRPFTRQGGVVFAGDEYGERVCWKVDKSAIGRTMEWEIRGWIWLTYWPNKYKTFSSETRRLEFREIVHLNIA